The Paenibacillus mucilaginosus 3016 genome includes the window TCGTGCCGGTGCCCGTGCCGCAGCGCAAGGGGCCGCCGGTGCTCTTCGCCGTGGACGAGCACCCGCGGGCCGGCACGACGGCGGAGGCGCTCGCCCGGCTGCGCCCGGCGTTCCGCGACGGCGGCACCGTCACGGCCGGCAACGCCTCGGGCATCAACGACGGCGCGGCGGCGCTCGTCGTGATGTCGGCAGAGCGGGCGCGGGAGCTCGGCGTGCAGCCGCTGGCCCGCATCCGGGGCTATGCGCAGGCGGCGCTGGACCCGGCCGTGATGGGCCTCGGGCCTGTCGACGCCGTGCGCCGGCTCGTGCAGAAGACGGGCGTGGCGCTGGACTCGGTGGAGCTCTTCGAGCTCAACGAGGCGTTCGCCGCCCAGTCCCTGGCCGTCATGCGCGAGCTGGGCGTGCCCGCGGACCGCGTGAACGTCAACGGCGGCGCCATCGCCCTCGGCCACCCGATCGGGGCTAGCGGAGCCCGCGTGCTCGTCACGCTGCTGCACGAGCTAGCCCGGCGGGAGGCGCGCTATGGCATCGCCGCGCTGTGTATCGGCGGCGGCCAGGGCGTTGCGATGCTCGTGGAGCGGGTGGAGCAGAGCGCGGGGTAGCGCGGAAGGAAGCGGTGAGTAAGCCACGCGGGGGGCGGCGGCTGGGGACCATGGATGCGAGCATGTGGCTGGTGTAGGCACATGCGGGCAGAAGAGACACTGAGTAGACGTTCACGCTTTGCGGCGGAAGGTTGTCGGCAGGGCAGCAGAGTGAAGTCGAGAATATAGCGAGAATAAAAGCACCCGATTCCATGGTAAAAGTGGGATCGGGTGCTTTTTGGGCTGCTGGAAGACAAGTCCTGCATAGGCTGCTTTAGGTCCATGTCACCGGTGATTGGAACAAAAAAAGTCATACATCTCCCACGGAATGTTCACAACTGTTTTGGCTGGAATGTAATATACTGGAAGGGTAAGCTTCATAGACGACACCCGAGAACCTGCCGGATGGACATCAACTGGAAGGAAGGGATTCCATGAGTTTGGACGTCGGATTGGACATGAGCTCGCCCGAATTCAAGAACCGTGCTTATGCGCTGTATGACCGCTGGAGAGTGGAGGAGCCCGTCCACTCGATGGGGACGACCGGAGGTCAGCAGGCCTGGCTGATTACCCGCTATGACGATGCCGTGGAGGCGCTAAAGAATGAAGAGCGGTTCACGAAGAACAACCGCTCTCTTCAGGCACCCGGTGAGCCCGGGCTGCTGCCGGATAAGGTCTTCGGCCTGATCAATAACAATCTGCTCGGGTCCGACCCTCCGGATCATACCCGGCTGCGGTCGATCGTCTCGAAGGCGTTCACGCCGGGCGTGGCGGAAAGTCTTCGGGGGCAGATTGAAGAGATTACAGGCCGGCTGATCGGGGAGCTCCGCCAAAAGGGAGGCGGCGACCTCATCGACGAATTCGCGTTCCCCCTCCCGATCTATGTCATCTGTCAGATGCTCGGGATTCCGCCGGAGGATCATGCCCTGTTCCGGAAGTGGTCCGACGACTTCATCGCCGCGGCGACCGATATCGAGAAGATTCGAGGGGTACAGTCCTCGCTCGAGGCCTTCGCTTCTTATGTCAACGGGCTGATCGAGGAGCGTAAGGCGAAGCCCCAGGCGGACCTGATCACGGAGCTCATCCGCGTGCAGGAGAACGGGGACCGGCTGACCCGGGAAGAGCTGTCCTCAACGATTTTCCTGCTCATCGTGGCTGGCCACGAGACGACGGTGAACCTCATTGGCAACGGCACCCTGGCGCTGCTCGAGCACCCGGACCAGCTTGCCCTGTGGCGCGGGAATCCGGACCTCGATTCCACGGCCGTGGAGGAGCTGCTGCGCTTCTACGGTCCGGTGGAGATTTCGACGAACCGGTGGGTCCGCGAGCCGTTCGAATGGCACGGCAAGCAGCTGCAGCGCGGCGACCTGCTCTTCGTCTCGCTCGCTTCCGCCAACCGCGATCCTTCCCAGTTTGAAGACCCGGCCCGGCTGGATCTCACCCGCAAAAAGAACCGCCACATCGCCTTCGGCAGCGGCATCCACTTCTGTCTCGGTGCGCCGCTGGCCCGGCTGGAGGGCAGCATTGCCATCTCGACGCTGATCCGCGAGCTGCCTAACCTGCGCTTTGTCGTGCCGCGCGAGGAGATCCACTGGCGCCCCGGCCGCCTGATGCGCGGGCTGCAGCGTCTGCCCGTGCTGGTGTAACATGCAGCAAGGCGTGCCGGCGGCTGCGGCGAACGCAGGCTGCTGTAACACGGAGGATCCGTGTTAGCGGCGCCGCATCGAGCTTTCAGCCGCTGCTTTACTCCTTCGAACACGGAAAATCCGTCTTCGGAGCGGCAAATGCAGCGAATCAGCCGGTTTAACGCGGAAAATCCGTGTTAGCGGCGCCGCATCGAGCCTTCAGCCGCTGCTTTACTCCTTCGAACACGGAAAATCCGTGTTGGGAGCGGCAAATGCAGCGAATCAGCCAGTTTAACGTGGAAAATCCGTGTTAGCGGCGCCGCATTGAGGCTTCAGCCGCTGCTTTGCTCCCTCGAACATGGAAAATCCGTCTTCGGAGCGGCAAATGCAGCGAAGCAGCCGGTTTAACGCGGAAAATCCGTGTTAGCGGCGCCGCATTGAGGCTTCAGCCGCTGCTTTGCTCCCTCGAACACGGAAAATCCGTGTTGGGAGCGGCAAATGCAGCGAATAAACCGGTTTAACACGGAAAATCTGTGTTAGCGGCACCGCATCGAGCCGTCAGCCGCTGCTTTACTCCTTCGAACACGGAAAATCCGTGTTGGGAGCGGCAAATGCAGCGAATCAGCGGTTTAACGCGAAAAATGCGTCTTGTCGTCAAACGCAGCGGGCCATCATCCGCGTTCATACTCCTGCAAGCCGGTGAGTCAGCTCGGCCGACACCGAGCGAACCCCTCGCGCCTTCGCATAGCCTCTGCGCGCGGCTGCCTCTTTCAACCGCCCCTTACGGCGAAGGCCAGCATCCGTCCCTCGACCGCCCCTGTCGGCATCCCCTGCCGCCCCGGCTGTCATCCCACGCAGCTTCTCCCGCCAACAGCAAGCCCCCTGCCGACTCCGGCAGGGGGCTTGTTTCTTTCTAAATATGCGATCCAAGCCTGCAGATCCGTGAGGGCATGGGTGTGTGGGGGGGGGAGCGCAGCGATGCTGGAACCGCCACCCATTCCTCCCGCGCACGAAAGTATATGCTACCACGCTGCAGATCGTCCGGCATCCGTTAAGCATATGGATTATCACATCGCACTCCGTCCGGCGATCCGGGTTACGACCTTTAATGCGCCGGGAAGAACGTCATCTGCACCAGGAAGATCACGCCGAACACGTACAGCAGCGGATGGACGCTGCGGCCCTTGCCGGTTACGAGCTTGAGCAGCGGGTACGTGATGAACCCGATGGCTATGCCGGTAGCGATGCTCGAGGTCAGCGGCATCGCGATCAGGATCGCGAAGGCGGGGAACGCTTCATCGAACGTGTCCCACTCGATCTTCGCCAGGCCTTCCATCATGAAGCAGCCGACGATGATGAGGACCGGTGCGGTGATCGCGGACAGGGACGAGAGAGCCTCGACCACCGGCGCGAAGAACAGCGAGAGCAGGAACAGCACGGCGACGGTCAGCGAAGTGAGTCCGGTCCGGCCGCCTGCGGCGACACCCGCCGAAGACTCGACGTAGGCGCTGGACGGGGAGGTGCCGAGCAGCGAGCCGGCCACCGTGGCGACGGCGTCAGCCATCAGCGCCTGCTTGGCCCGCGGGAACACGCCGCCGCGGACGAGGCCCGCCTGTTCGGCGACGCCGATCATCGTACCCGTCGTATCGAAGATCGTGACGAGCAGGAAGGCGAACACGACGGTGTACAGCCCGCTGGAGAACACGCCGGCGACATCCAGGTCGAAGAGCACCGGGGCAGCCGGAAGTGCGGCGATGCCCTTGAACTGCAGCAGGCCGAGCGCATAGCCCGCGGCCGCCGTCACCGCCATGCCGATGAAGAGGGCGGCCTTCACCCGGCGGGCCATAAGCACGAGGGTGAGCAGCAGGCCGAAGATCGTGAGCAGCGTGCCCGGCCGGCTCAGGTCGCCAAGGGCTACCAGGGTCGCCGGTGAGGCGGTTACGATGCCGGACATCCGCAGTCCGATGAACGCGATGAAAAGGCCGATGCCCGCAGTGATCCCGTACTTGATGGAGGCGGGGATCGAGGCGATCAGTGTCTCGCGGAGCTTCGTGAAGCTCAGCAGCAGGAACAGGACGCCGGCGAGGAACACGGTACCCAGCACGGCCTGGTACGTGACGCCCTGGGAGGCGACGACGGAGGTGAAATAAGCGTTCATGCCCATGCCGGGCGCGACCGCGATCGGATGATTGGCGAAGAGGGCCATGTACAGGGTGCCGATGACAGCGGCACAGACGGTGGCCGTGAAAACCTGGCCGAAGGGAATGCCCGAGGCGGACAGAATGGCCGGGTTTACGATGACGATATAGACCATCGTCAGGAAGGTCGTCAGGCCTGCGGTCACCTCGGTGCGGACGTTCGATTGTCTTTCGTTCAGTTGAAACCATTGGGCTAGCATATTATGTGTTATCTCCTCTCGGTAAGGAACTCAGTGCAGGGGCCGGAAGCCTTGAAGGCACACAAAAAAACCGGCCGCAAACGGACAGGTACACTTCACCTGCCCGTTCGTAGCCGGAGATTTACGGTCTCCTGTAGAGACCCCCGGCCCATATTGCCGGGGATATACGAAAGGTTGTCCCTTACGTATAGTAGGAGAAAGAGGTAACGATGTCAAGAGGGTTTTGATGTAATGTTCGTTTTTATGTATCAAATGGAGTCTGCCTAGTAATCCATGCGCTGTGATCTGAGCTAAATCCGAACGAAAGGATCCGAAACCCGGGTTATACCCTGAGCAGCAGCAGAATAATCGACGTCAGCCCGAAGCACACGTTGAGCAGGCAGAGGACCATGACGACCTGCTTCTGGTTCAGCCCGCTGCGCAGCAGCCGGTAATGGGCCTGGGAGGCGTCGGCCATGTAGATCGGCTTCCCGCTGCGCCAGCGCTTGAAGACGACGAACAGATTATCGAAGATCGGTACGCCGAGCGCGAGGATGGGAATCAGCAGCGAGAGCACGGTCGCCTGTTTGAATGCACCGTCCAGCGCGATGACGCCGAGCAGGAAGCCAAGCAGCGTCGCACCGGCGTCTCCCATGAATACGCGGGCCGGAGGCTTGTTATAGCGCAGGTAAGCGAGCGAAGCGCCGACGAGAATGATGGCGAGAATCGCCGAATCCTCCTGCCCCTTGGCCGCGGCTACGACGAACAGCGTACCGGCCGAGATGGCCGAGATGCCGCCGGCCAGGCCGTCCATGCCGTCGGTGAAGTTGATCACCGTGGTGACCCCGAAGATCCACAGCACCGTGAGCGCGAACTGCAGCCACTCCCAGAGGATGAAGTCCTGTCCGGTCAGCGGGTTGTTGAAGCCGTAGAAGACGATGCCGGACTGATACACGATGACGGCGGCGGCCATCTGGACGAGCATTTTGGGCCAGGCGGCGAGCTCCTTGCCCCGGGTTTTGTACCAGTCATCCAGGGTGCCGATCCCGAGAATGAGCAGCGAACCGGCGAGAATCGCCGTCGTCTGCGTCCAATCGTCATTAGCAAAAAGCAGGTACGTGCAGGCAAAGCCGGCGAAGATCGCGAGCGCCGCCATCATGGGTATAGGCTCCCGGTGGATTTTGCGCTCCTGGTCGGGCCTCGGCTTGTCCACAAAATCGATCCGGAACGCCCAGCGGCGCAGCGGGGGAATAAGAGCGAGAACGATGACGAACGACATAACAAAAGCGGCCGCGTACGAATACAGGTACAAGATACATATCCCTCCAGGATCCGCCAAATTCTGCGTGGCAATGATTAACAATTATACCATAGACGCACGCAGGAAACACAAACGAGCTCCTGTTATCAGGAAGACGTCAGGATACCAAAAAGCACCGGAGGGCATACGGTTGCCCCCACGGTGCTGATCTTCACCTTTTTATCCCCACCAGCGTACCTAATGATCCCCTTACGGCCCCTCACCGCTCGCCCTTCCGGTATTCCAGCGGCGTCATGCGGGCAAGCTTCTTGAATGTGCGCCCGAAGTGTGCGATATTCTCGAATCCTGTCAGTTCGGCAATCTCAATGATCTTCTTATTCGACTCCTTGAGCAGCCGCTGCGCCTCCCGGATCCGCGTCGTGTTGACATACTCGACGAAGGTGAAGCCCGTCACTTCCTTGAAGGCGCGGCTGAGGTAGTAGGGACTCATGAAGAACTGTTCGGACAGCCCGGTCAGCGTCATCGGCTCCTGGTAATTCGCATTGATATGGCGGACGATCTCGGAGATCTTCTTGTGCACGGGGCTCTGGTGCTCGATGGCCGTCGTCTCGGCCCGTTCCGAATAGCGTCCTGAGAAGAGCAGCAGCTCGAGCAGCAGCAGCTTCACATAGATCTCGTAGCCGGTTGCGCGCTCCTTGATCTCCTTGGCCATCTTCTGCAGGATGTTCTGCACGAAGATCTGGTCCGGCAGCTTCAGGCTGAACACGCGGGAAGGGCTCTGGAACGCGGCGAGCATAGCCGGGTGGGAGAGCGGATGCTCCCTGTCCCCGCCGATGAAGCGGTCGCTGAAGTTGATCACGACGCGCTCGTGGCCCGGCAGGCCGACGTCCGACGTCTTGTGCACTTGATGCTTGCCGATGAAGACGAGGTCGCCGGGCGAGATGAGGAAGGTACGGTCCTTGATAAAATAGGCGCGCTGCCCCGACAGCTGATAATAAATCTCGTAGGTGCCGTGCCAGTGGTTCGTGCGGGCGAACGGCTCGGTGCGCCGGACATGCTCGATATGAAAGTCGCCTTCTTCTTCTCCATAATGAAGCGTTACCGTTTCACTCATGGTGTTCATCTCCGTTCCGGGCTGCTTTCGCAAAATATGCATAGGTATATGTTAAAATAGCAAAATAAACGGAGAATGTAAACTATTATTGCGATAAGATGAGGTTGTGGAATGGAAGGAAATTATGATGGAATATACAAGGAGGCTCACGTTCATGAGCAAATGGGGTACAATCGCCGAAGCGCTGCGCGCCGGCACGGTAGCTGGAGTTAATGCAGAGGGCGTTAAAGTGTATGCGCAATCATTGACAGAGAACGAAACGACAAAGCTGGTGATGGTCAAGGACACGGCCGCCCATACCAAATATATTGCTGCCGCCGGCGAAGGCGCGCTGTATGACGAGCTTCAGGGTGAAGTGCAGGACGGCGTCAAGCTCGCCCCGCTGACCCACGAGAACCGTCTTGTCCTCAACAAGTACTTCGACTACACGGTGCCGCGCGCATTCGGCACGCAGATCGCAACGATCGGTCTCGGCGACCGCCTCGGCATTGCCTCCCCGGGCCATATCAAGACGGTCCGCGGCCGCAACATCCGTCCGATTCTGGCCCAGCAGTCCATCCGTGAGCTGGCGCTGACCGGCCGCGACTACAAGCAGGTTGTCGACGCCGCTTGCTTCGCCGTATTCCAGGAAGGCTACAAAGACGGCTTCGGCGCGGACGGCGACCACCTCAAGGTGGAAGCGGACATCGAGCTCGCCCTCGGCCTCGGCTTCACGATGCTGACGCTGGACTGCTCCGAGAAGATCGACAACAACGTGGAAGGCACGTCCGCGGAAGAGCAGGCGGCCAAGTATGCGGCACTGCCAGCCGAAGTGCGCGAGCACTACGAGAACCGCTTCCTGAACCAGACGTTCCAGGTAGCCGGCGGCGAGATCACGTTCGACCGCGAGACCCTGATCAAGAACGTGCTGATCTATGCGGCAGCCGTTGATTTCATGGAGCACATCTACAACACGTACATCACCAAAGCGGACCGTGAGATCGACTTCGAAATCTCCATCGACGAGACGATGACGCCGACAGCTCCGGAATCCCACTTCTTCGTGGCGAAGGAACTGTACAGCCGCGGCCTGACGATCTACAGCATGGCGCCGCGCTTCATCGGCGAATTCCAGAAGGGCATCGACTACATCGGCGACATCGCGCAGTTCGAGAAAGAGCTGGCCGTACACGCAGGCATCGCCGACGACTTCGGCTACAAGCTCAGCATTCACTCCGGCAGCGACAAGTTCAGCGTATTCCCGCTGATCGGCCAGTACACGAAGGGCCGCTTCCACGTGAAGACGGCAGGCACGAACTGGCTCGAAGCCGTCCGCACGGTAGCCAAGGTGAACCCTTCCCTGTACCGCGCTATGCACGCTTATGCGCTGGAGCATTTTGAAGAAGCAACGGCATACTACCATGTAACGACCGACTTGAGCAAAATCGCACCGCTGGATGGAGTGGCTGACGCCGATCTGGCCGACACCTACATGAACGAAGACAATGCCCGCCAGCTGATCCACATCACCTACGGCATTCTGCTCCAGGCGAAGAACGAGCAGGGCGGCAGCCTGTTCCGCGACGACTTCTACCGCACGCTGAGCGAGCAGGAAGAAGCTTACGAGGAGTCCCTGCGCAGCCACATCGGCAAGCACCTGGACCTGCTCGGCAAGTAAAAGCTGAAGGGGAGGAGCGCACGAAAGGGGGCGGCCTACGTGGGGGTCCGGACCAAGGAAGCGCTGCGGGAGCTGGTGCGTAAAACGGTGCGGGCGGTGCCGGTAACCGACGCTTTCACGGAGTTGTACCCGGAGGCGTTCGGGAGCCTGATGCGGTGGGGCCTTGACGGGCTGCTGACCTCCCGGGCCCTGCTGGAGGAGGCGGTCCGCTTTCATCCCGGTCTGACGGAGGAGGCTAGTTCTCTTCCCCGGCCGGCCGCCGCGGAGCTCGTCTGGCAGACGCTCTTCCTCGATCGGACGCCCCTCAGCCCGGCGTGCCGGGAGGTGGTTGCCGTGCTGCATGCCCTCGGATGGGACGGACGCAGGAAGCGCCTCTCCGCCTGGCGGGACTGCTATGACGACCTGACGGCTGCCGACTACCTCGATCTGGTGTTCGCGAGGTCCGGGGTCACGACCGTCTGCATGCTGAGCGACCCGCTCAACGACGCGGAAGGGCAGGTATGGGAGAGGCTTCACGCTCTGGACCCGCGCTTCAACCCGGTGCTCTCCGTCGACCTTCTCCTGCGCGACTGGAAGAAAGCCTGCGCATGCCTGAGAGCCAAGGACTACGCCGCGGCGGAGCAGCTCGATAACGGAACGCTGGAAGCGGTCCGCTCGTATCTGCGCTACTCGATCGTCCGGCTCAATCCGCTCTATCTGGCGGCGTCGCTGCCGGATGGGTACGCCAACGGAGGGGCTTCCGATGCGGACCGCCTGCTGCGGGAGTGCATCCTGCCGGTGGCGGGCGAAGCGGGCATCCCGCTCGGCATCCGGCTGGAAGCGCCGGGGCCGCTCAGCGGCGGCAGCCGCAGGGCACAGGACGGAGAAGGCTCCGCAGAATTCTCCGTCCTGCTCGAGCTCTGCAGGCGGCATCCCGGGCAGAAGTTTCTCGCGCTGGTCTCCGGCGCAGAGCTCACCCTGCCCGAGCTGAAGGCTGCAAGCTGCATGCCGAACCTGCACCTCGCCGGCTGCGCGGCGGCAGGTACGCCAGGCCGAGGCGCTGCCGTTAGGCTGCAGGGGTGCCTGGACATGCTCGGCCTGACCATGACGCCGATATACTCCGGCGCTGAGGCGGCCGACCTGCTGCTGCCGGCCTGGGAGCAGGGCCGCTCCCTGCTTGAGTCCGTGCTCTGCGAACGGTATGCCGCCTTGGCGGATGCCGGGTGGAGCATCTCGGCTGAGGACGTGGAGCGGGATGCGGCGGAGCTGCTCGGAGGAGCCTTCTGGCGCTTTCTCGGCCGGCCGAACCCGGCAACGGGGCTGTAGACGGCATGGAGATGAAGGGCGATTCAGTACGGCGTGCGGACCGGTGCCGATCCCGATGCCCGAAGCGTATCCTGGAAATTTTGCACGGCAGTGCCCATATATAAGAACACTCGCACCAGCATAAGCGGCTTCGACGTCCATGAAGGATGGCGAAGCCGTTTTGTGTTGTACTAGCCGGACAGGACCACTCGTTTAACCTCGTATGGTGAATCCGCTGTGCGGCGGCGGGATACATGGCGGAGGCCTGCGGGTAAGAAAGGAGAAGTGTCCCTGCCAGGGCCAAGGTTCATTCCTGTGCGGCCGTGATCCTGTCGCAAGCTGCAGGCCATGCAGGGCACCAATCCAATCCAGGTCGTAGGGAGGTCATTGAGATGACACAGCATTTTGCCGCCATGCCCCTTGTAGCCCATATCCCGGACGGCCAGCCGGGCTGGAGACTCGTTCACTGCCCCGAATGCGGGGCAGCCTGCTGGGAGCGGCCCGACATCGCCGAGGCGAAGCGGGTCATTCCCGATCTGACGGAGTGCTGCACGGAATGCGCACAGAAGGCCGGCCTGCCGCTGGACGGTACGCAGATTGAAGGCGGGGAGGGAGTCAGATGACCCCGCAGCGCCCCTGTCTGTAACAACGTTCACAATTTCGGTGTCCCTTCTGTGAATTCTTTGCGGCGGCCGTAGCCGGGTCTGTCCTCCCTGACTTATACTGTGGGTATAACAGATCGGCCGGGTGTGAGAATCCGGCTTCAGGGAGGTGAACCGGATATGACAATGCGTACTCCAATCGGACGGCTGCGTGTGGTGGGACTGCTGGAGGGGATCTCGTTCCTTCTGCTCCTCGGGATTGCGATGCCGCTCAAATATATGCTGGATCTGCCGCAGATGGTAAGCGTGGTCGGCATGGCTCACGGAGTTCTGTTCGTGGCTTATCTGCTCGCGGTGGCTCACGTTACTTTCGTGCACCGCTGGTCGCTGCTTAAGGTGCTCTTCGCGGTGATCGCTTCATTCCTGCCGTTCGGCACATTCGTGCTGG containing:
- a CDS encoding acetyl-CoA C-acetyltransferase, whose protein sequence is MNTDREAVIVSGVRTAIGSFQGSLAGISAPELGSIVVKEALQRAGIGEEHVDEVILGSVLQAGLGQNPARQAWLKAGFGVSVPAMTVNKVCGSGLKAVMLAAQAVLLGDAEVVVAGGMENMSRAPYLLPGARDGLRLGDAALVDSLVRDGLWCASCDIHMGLTAENIAERYGLTREEQDAFAAESQRRAAEAASAGRLQAEIVPVPVPQRKGPPVLFAVDEHPRAGTTAEALARLRPAFRDGGTVTAGNASGINDGAAALVVMSAERARELGVQPLARIRGYAQAALDPAVMGLGPVDAVRRLVQKTGVALDSVELFELNEAFAAQSLAVMRELGVPADRVNVNGGAIALGHPIGASGARVLVTLLHELARREARYGIAALCIGGGQGVAMLVERVEQSAG
- a CDS encoding cytochrome P450 family protein — translated: MSLDVGLDMSSPEFKNRAYALYDRWRVEEPVHSMGTTGGQQAWLITRYDDAVEALKNEERFTKNNRSLQAPGEPGLLPDKVFGLINNNLLGSDPPDHTRLRSIVSKAFTPGVAESLRGQIEEITGRLIGELRQKGGGDLIDEFAFPLPIYVICQMLGIPPEDHALFRKWSDDFIAAATDIEKIRGVQSSLEAFASYVNGLIEERKAKPQADLITELIRVQENGDRLTREELSSTIFLLIVAGHETTVNLIGNGTLALLEHPDQLALWRGNPDLDSTAVEELLRFYGPVEISTNRWVREPFEWHGKQLQRGDLLFVSLASANRDPSQFEDPARLDLTRKKNRHIAFGSGIHFCLGAPLARLEGSIAISTLIRELPNLRFVVPREEIHWRPGRLMRGLQRLPVLV
- a CDS encoding NCS2 family permease — translated: MLAQWFQLNERQSNVRTEVTAGLTTFLTMVYIVIVNPAILSASGIPFGQVFTATVCAAVIGTLYMALFANHPIAVAPGMGMNAYFTSVVASQGVTYQAVLGTVFLAGVLFLLLSFTKLRETLIASIPASIKYGITAGIGLFIAFIGLRMSGIVTASPATLVALGDLSRPGTLLTIFGLLLTLVLMARRVKAALFIGMAVTAAAGYALGLLQFKGIAALPAAPVLFDLDVAGVFSSGLYTVVFAFLLVTIFDTTGTMIGVAEQAGLVRGGVFPRAKQALMADAVATVAGSLLGTSPSSAYVESSAGVAAGGRTGLTSLTVAVLFLLSLFFAPVVEALSSLSAITAPVLIIVGCFMMEGLAKIEWDTFDEAFPAFAILIAMPLTSSIATGIAIGFITYPLLKLVTGKGRSVHPLLYVFGVIFLVQMTFFPAH
- a CDS encoding MraY family glycosyltransferase → MSFVIVLALIPPLRRWAFRIDFVDKPRPDQERKIHREPIPMMAALAIFAGFACTYLLFANDDWTQTTAILAGSLLILGIGTLDDWYKTRGKELAAWPKMLVQMAAAVIVYQSGIVFYGFNNPLTGQDFILWEWLQFALTVLWIFGVTTVINFTDGMDGLAGGISAISAGTLFVVAAAKGQEDSAILAIILVGASLAYLRYNKPPARVFMGDAGATLLGFLLGVIALDGAFKQATVLSLLIPILALGVPIFDNLFVVFKRWRSGKPIYMADASQAHYRLLRSGLNQKQVVMVLCLLNVCFGLTSIILLLLRV
- a CDS encoding AraC family transcriptional regulator; the encoded protein is MSETVTLHYGEEEGDFHIEHVRRTEPFARTNHWHGTYEIYYQLSGQRAYFIKDRTFLISPGDLVFIGKHQVHKTSDVGLPGHERVVINFSDRFIGGDREHPLSHPAMLAAFQSPSRVFSLKLPDQIFVQNILQKMAKEIKERATGYEIYVKLLLLELLLFSGRYSERAETTAIEHQSPVHKKISEIVRHINANYQEPMTLTGLSEQFFMSPYYLSRAFKEVTGFTFVEYVNTTRIREAQRLLKESNKKIIEIAELTGFENIAHFGRTFKKLARMTPLEYRKGER
- a CDS encoding tagaturonate epimerase family protein codes for the protein MSKWGTIAEALRAGTVAGVNAEGVKVYAQSLTENETTKLVMVKDTAAHTKYIAAAGEGALYDELQGEVQDGVKLAPLTHENRLVLNKYFDYTVPRAFGTQIATIGLGDRLGIASPGHIKTVRGRNIRPILAQQSIRELALTGRDYKQVVDAACFAVFQEGYKDGFGADGDHLKVEADIELALGLGFTMLTLDCSEKIDNNVEGTSAEEQAAKYAALPAEVREHYENRFLNQTFQVAGGEITFDRETLIKNVLIYAAAVDFMEHIYNTYITKADREIDFEISIDETMTPTAPESHFFVAKELYSRGLTIYSMAPRFIGEFQKGIDYIGDIAQFEKELAVHAGIADDFGYKLSIHSGSDKFSVFPLIGQYTKGRFHVKTAGTNWLEAVRTVAKVNPSLYRAMHAYALEHFEEATAYYHVTTDLSKIAPLDGVADADLADTYMNEDNARQLIHITYGILLQAKNEQGGSLFRDDFYRTLSEQEEAYEESLRSHIGKHLDLLGK
- a CDS encoding DUF3817 domain-containing protein, with protein sequence MTMRTPIGRLRVVGLLEGISFLLLLGIAMPLKYMLDLPQMVSVVGMAHGVLFVAYLLAVAHVTFVHRWSLLKVLFAVIASFLPFGTFVLDARLKRS